A window of the Streptomyces sp. NBC_00878 genome harbors these coding sequences:
- a CDS encoding polyketide synthase: MSFDSELRRHERVSAEEPVAIVGIAALYPGARGPDDYWQLLNEVSSSESAPPSTAGGLEDIKVDVARFGIPPAQAGSMARMQLLMLEAARQCLSDAGHPERPLSAEHTDVITGTCFGLDRQYANALRIEGSRYAREVEAAAAAAGADTDSARLAAEEFRTLLGQRLGASPHDRVGEMASTIPARIATAFKFHGRTFAVESADATSFVGIAQAVGNLRAGLSDAALVVAGQRREGPFLEKALLAKGLGARAASPFAVDGRGYAIGEGVGALLLKRVSTAVRDGDRIYATILDCSLRHDARPGAFRSSSSVDLRRSAASESLRASAVTASSTQYVECVGSGIAHEVQAELTALAGLHEGGAPGSVAIGSVKDRLGHTFANAGVAAVTKVALALHHRRIPPRRASADAAEHELDGTPFRFPDVGETWQPAGEGLPRRAVVHGASLTGTLCHFVLEEHDPGVTESSTRPGARAARGAGPEAKAAAEADVRYLDGVTESRAEPIAVVGLAGRFAGSPDAESLWRVVRSGESQIGPVPEAVLDRDLYYAPGALSLTHSYTDQGAHVVVPDQPPPGLGIVPQRYAAMDAAQRLTLDVAAQLFEGRIPAVRPQGTAPESAGTGAALTGRGLVAVGSNLGLTRERRANTELCLQELEEAVVGLPALAHLSPLGKKTLLTLVRERSGALDEAMSPALLDGCLASGVAALLANEYRLDAVPLAVEAACASSLAALDVAVGALRSGTADFAIAGGVELACNTRDMVLCSALGLLSHSRNAPFDAGADGFTPGDGCGLFLLKRRSDALRDGDNILGLVRGVGASNDAKSLIAPDVAGQARAMERAFAQVDFAPSAVDYLEAHGTGTKVGDRVEIAAAAQVYASADRVRPLEIGSAKSFFGHTFAAAGSAGLLRTLLALRARTLPPNTNLHTLNPALDLAAIPASISTEPSPWTTPPGRPRRAGVSSFGTGGINYHVLLEEHMDGTR; this comes from the coding sequence ATGTCGTTCGACTCGGAATTGCGCCGACACGAGCGCGTATCCGCCGAGGAGCCAGTGGCGATCGTGGGGATCGCCGCCCTCTATCCGGGCGCGCGGGGGCCCGACGATTACTGGCAGCTGCTGAACGAGGTTTCCTCCTCCGAAAGCGCACCCCCCTCGACAGCGGGCGGTCTTGAGGACATCAAGGTCGATGTCGCACGTTTCGGCATTCCCCCGGCCCAAGCCGGGTCCATGGCCCGGATGCAGCTTCTTATGCTCGAAGCGGCCCGGCAGTGTCTGTCCGACGCCGGACATCCCGAGCGGCCGCTGTCGGCAGAGCATACCGACGTCATCACCGGGACATGCTTCGGCTTGGACCGCCAGTACGCCAACGCACTACGGATCGAAGGAAGCCGCTACGCACGAGAGGTCGAAGCGGCAGCGGCCGCGGCGGGAGCCGACACCGACAGTGCGCGGTTGGCCGCTGAGGAATTCCGGACGCTATTGGGCCAGCGCCTTGGCGCTTCTCCGCACGACCGAGTCGGAGAAATGGCGAGCACGATTCCGGCACGGATCGCCACCGCGTTCAAGTTCCATGGCAGGACGTTCGCGGTCGAGTCGGCCGACGCGACCTCATTCGTGGGCATCGCGCAGGCTGTCGGCAACCTTCGCGCCGGACTCTCCGACGCGGCACTCGTCGTCGCCGGGCAGCGCCGAGAGGGCCCGTTCCTCGAAAAGGCCCTCCTTGCCAAGGGCCTTGGCGCCCGCGCCGCCAGCCCGTTCGCGGTGGACGGCCGTGGCTACGCGATCGGTGAGGGGGTCGGAGCCCTCTTGCTCAAGCGGGTGTCGACCGCAGTGCGCGACGGCGATCGGATCTACGCGACGATCCTCGACTGCTCGCTTCGCCATGACGCGCGCCCAGGTGCCTTCCGCTCCTCGTCATCCGTCGACCTGCGCCGCTCGGCCGCCTCCGAGTCGCTGCGGGCGTCGGCGGTGACCGCCTCGTCGACCCAGTACGTCGAATGTGTCGGCTCCGGAATCGCCCACGAGGTCCAAGCGGAGCTCACCGCCCTCGCGGGACTCCACGAGGGCGGTGCTCCCGGGTCCGTGGCCATCGGCAGTGTGAAGGACCGCCTCGGACACACCTTCGCCAACGCGGGTGTTGCCGCGGTCACCAAAGTCGCCCTCGCGCTGCACCACCGAAGGATCCCACCGCGGCGGGCGTCGGCCGACGCGGCGGAGCACGAGCTCGACGGAACACCATTCCGCTTCCCGGACGTGGGCGAGACGTGGCAGCCGGCCGGCGAGGGACTGCCACGCCGTGCCGTCGTCCACGGGGCCTCCCTCACCGGCACCCTGTGTCACTTCGTCCTCGAAGAGCACGACCCCGGGGTGACAGAGTCCTCCACTCGGCCAGGAGCCAGGGCCGCCCGCGGAGCCGGTCCCGAAGCCAAGGCCGCAGCCGAGGCCGACGTCAGGTACCTGGACGGAGTGACCGAATCGCGCGCCGAGCCGATCGCGGTGGTGGGACTCGCCGGCAGGTTCGCCGGCTCGCCCGATGCCGAGAGTCTCTGGCGGGTTGTGCGCTCGGGCGAAAGCCAAATCGGCCCGGTGCCGGAGGCGGTGCTCGACCGGGACCTGTACTACGCACCCGGAGCGCTCAGTCTCACCCACAGCTACACCGATCAAGGGGCCCACGTGGTGGTGCCGGACCAACCCCCGCCTGGCCTGGGGATCGTTCCCCAGCGCTATGCGGCCATGGACGCCGCGCAGCGCCTCACTCTCGACGTGGCCGCACAGCTCTTCGAGGGGCGCATCCCCGCGGTGCGACCCCAGGGCACGGCGCCGGAAAGTGCGGGCACGGGTGCCGCGTTGACAGGACGTGGTCTCGTCGCGGTAGGCAGCAACCTGGGCCTGACACGGGAGCGCCGAGCCAACACCGAACTCTGCTTGCAGGAACTGGAAGAAGCGGTCGTCGGACTCCCCGCCCTCGCCCACCTGTCCCCGCTCGGCAAGAAGACCCTCCTGACGCTGGTACGAGAGCGATCAGGAGCGTTGGACGAAGCGATGTCGCCCGCTCTGCTCGACGGTTGCCTCGCGAGCGGTGTGGCCGCGCTGCTGGCGAACGAGTACCGGCTCGACGCGGTGCCTCTCGCCGTCGAGGCGGCGTGCGCGTCGTCCCTCGCGGCGCTCGATGTGGCCGTCGGCGCGCTTCGTTCGGGAACCGCCGACTTCGCCATCGCCGGGGGAGTCGAGTTGGCGTGCAACACCCGGGACATGGTCCTCTGCTCCGCGCTGGGCCTCCTCTCGCACAGCCGTAACGCGCCCTTCGACGCGGGAGCCGACGGCTTCACCCCCGGCGACGGCTGCGGCCTGTTCCTCCTCAAACGCCGCAGCGACGCGCTGCGCGACGGCGACAACATCCTCGGTCTCGTACGGGGCGTCGGCGCGTCCAACGATGCCAAGTCGCTGATCGCGCCCGACGTGGCGGGGCAGGCGCGGGCCATGGAACGGGCCTTCGCCCAGGTCGACTTCGCGCCGTCGGCCGTCGACTACCTGGAGGCCCACGGCACCGGTACCAAGGTCGGCGACCGCGTGGAAATCGCCGCCGCCGCGCAGGTCTACGCGAGCGCGGACCGTGTCCGACCACTGGAGATCGGCTCGGCCAAGTCCTTCTTCGGCCACACCTTCGCCGCCGCGGGAAGCGCCGGACTGCTGCGCACGCTCCTCGCCCTGCGGGCCAGGACACTGCCGCCCAACACCAACCTCCACACCCTCAATCCGGCACTCGACCTCGCGGCCATCCCTGCCTCCATCTCGACCGAGCCGTCGCCGTGGACGACCCCGCCCGGGCGGCCGAGGCGCGCGGGAGTGAGCTCGTTCGGCACCGGCGGCATCAACTATCACGTGCTTCTCGAGGAACACATGGACGGAACACGATGA
- the redW gene encoding L-prolyl-[peptidyl-carrier protein] dehydrogenase, protein MNFAFDADTEEMRAMVVAFAQRELSGGYGQTGHAFDADDFRRRWLLAGKQGVVGGVIPTEYGGSGLDAVTASAVMEALGYGCPDTGFAFSVAAHLFASLVPIVEFGTEEQKRRWLPALCSGERIAAHGITEPEAGSDALNLRTRAERKGDHYVLHGSKCFTTNAPVADVFVVQAATDPGGGFFGLTAFIVEAGTPGLTVGPTYDKVGLRGSPTADVHFDGCAVPADDVLGAEGAGASVFSSSMKWERTCLFAAYLGAMRRVVESTIDYAGEREQFGVPIGSFQAVSHRLVDMTLRLESARLMAYKAAWGLAQGSEDEIAPALAKIAVSEAAVQVGLDAVQLRGALGMLEGEAETLLRDALPSRVFSGTNEIQKNNIARALGLGGNRRPARRR, encoded by the coding sequence ATGAACTTCGCATTCGACGCGGACACCGAAGAGATGCGCGCCATGGTGGTGGCGTTCGCCCAGCGGGAGCTCAGCGGTGGGTACGGGCAAACCGGCCATGCCTTCGACGCCGACGACTTCCGCAGGCGCTGGCTTCTCGCCGGCAAGCAGGGCGTTGTGGGCGGTGTCATCCCCACCGAGTACGGAGGCAGCGGCCTGGACGCCGTGACCGCGTCGGCCGTCATGGAGGCCCTCGGGTACGGCTGTCCGGACACCGGCTTCGCCTTCTCCGTCGCCGCCCACCTGTTCGCCTCGCTGGTGCCCATCGTCGAGTTCGGTACGGAGGAGCAGAAGCGGCGTTGGCTGCCCGCCCTCTGCTCGGGGGAGCGGATAGCCGCGCATGGCATCACGGAGCCGGAAGCCGGGTCCGACGCGCTGAACCTGCGGACTCGCGCCGAGCGCAAGGGCGACCACTACGTTCTTCACGGCAGCAAGTGCTTCACCACGAACGCACCCGTGGCCGACGTCTTCGTCGTCCAGGCGGCGACCGATCCCGGAGGCGGCTTCTTCGGCCTGACGGCGTTCATCGTGGAGGCCGGCACCCCCGGACTCACTGTCGGGCCGACGTACGACAAGGTCGGCCTGCGGGGCTCGCCGACGGCCGACGTGCACTTCGACGGATGCGCCGTACCTGCGGACGATGTCCTGGGCGCCGAAGGCGCGGGAGCGAGCGTGTTCTCCTCGTCCATGAAGTGGGAGCGTACGTGTCTCTTCGCCGCCTACCTCGGCGCGATGCGGCGCGTTGTGGAGTCCACGATCGACTACGCCGGAGAACGTGAGCAGTTCGGCGTGCCCATCGGGAGCTTTCAGGCGGTGAGCCACCGCCTCGTCGACATGACACTGCGTCTGGAGTCCGCCCGTCTCATGGCCTACAAGGCCGCATGGGGGCTGGCGCAGGGCAGCGAGGACGAGATCGCGCCCGCGTTGGCGAAAATCGCCGTGAGCGAGGCGGCCGTACAGGTGGGTCTCGACGCCGTTCAGCTGCGCGGTGCGCTCGGCATGCTGGAGGGAGAAGCCGAGACCCTGCTGCGCGACGCGCTTCCCTCACGGGTCTTCTCCGGCACCAACGAGATCCAGAAGAACAACATCGCGCGTGCGCTGGGGCTGGGTGGCAACCGCCGCCCGGCCAGGCGGCGTTGA
- a CDS encoding RedY protein, with protein sequence MAIIVHRIRLHDGVEPARFETWVRDVDYATCPELPSVVSFSVQRVVEESRGDAGPTVGGESCHFFEIIEVTSREAFEQDMRTVQFQGLVTEFDKMAKVVDETVGERVGTGYTA encoded by the coding sequence GTGGCGATCATTGTTCATCGAATCCGTCTGCACGACGGTGTGGAACCCGCACGCTTCGAGACGTGGGTACGGGACGTCGACTACGCGACCTGTCCGGAGTTGCCCAGTGTCGTGTCGTTCAGCGTCCAGCGGGTCGTGGAGGAAAGTCGTGGCGACGCCGGACCAACTGTCGGCGGCGAGTCCTGCCACTTCTTCGAGATCATAGAGGTGACCAGCCGCGAGGCATTCGAGCAGGACATGAGGACCGTCCAATTTCAGGGGCTTGTGACGGAATTCGACAAGATGGCGAAGGTCGTCGACGAGACAGTGGGGGAGCGCGTGGGGACCGGCTACACCGCGTAA
- a CDS encoding response regulator transcription factor yields the protein MSIRVLVCCKETIVGAGMAALLDRQPDIAIVGYTTCRESAAAAADASPDILVIVAPTLTAETKRELSALAALTKVILIAKAENAPHFIDALCLGVRAVLSPNTSADELMHVLRTVSAGGAVIMPAVARQNLDRLPDRPPSALATSVAAALTPRETEVIVLLTQGKSNAEISEKLSISTATVRSHVHHLLRKLGVGTRAQAVAVAYETGLISAIGRNSKTAEHGSSAR from the coding sequence ATGAGCATTCGTGTACTCGTTTGCTGCAAGGAGACGATCGTGGGCGCCGGCATGGCGGCACTGCTCGACCGGCAGCCCGACATCGCCATCGTCGGCTACACCACCTGCCGTGAGTCCGCTGCAGCCGCCGCAGACGCGTCGCCCGACATCCTTGTCATCGTGGCTCCCACGCTGACCGCGGAGACCAAGCGCGAGCTCTCCGCCCTGGCCGCTCTCACCAAGGTCATCCTCATCGCCAAGGCCGAGAACGCGCCTCACTTCATCGATGCCCTCTGTCTCGGCGTGCGCGCGGTCCTCTCCCCCAACACCTCGGCGGACGAACTGATGCATGTCCTCAGGACCGTCAGCGCGGGGGGAGCGGTCATCATGCCCGCGGTGGCACGACAGAACCTCGACCGCCTGCCGGACCGCCCTCCTTCCGCTCTCGCCACGAGCGTCGCGGCCGCGCTGACACCGCGGGAAACCGAAGTGATCGTCCTGCTCACCCAGGGGAAATCCAATGCCGAGATCTCGGAGAAACTCTCGATTTCCACGGCAACCGTCAGATCCCACGTTCACCACTTACTGAGAAAGCTCGGCGTGGGCACCCGCGCCCAAGCTGTGGCCGTGGCTTACGAGACAGGTCTCATCTCAGCCATTGGACGAAATTCAAAAACCGCGGAGCACGGCAGCTCAGCACGTTGA
- a CDS encoding RedV protein — translation MTSAETSPARPTSVARRAVFEHALHKAAEIAALSPSSHNCQPWAVAWPAGRDAREAAAALTGGPSGDTSGRDGHDGHDGAAEDEYLILAVDHERQLTSLPAHAVEMVISCGAYWQILLRALAAQGWSADGFRFADRFPDGSGTGEGGTDGEGDEDWALGGTWPTSWSPLCAVRLRRTDEPAGSLAELHSTARARRTNRAPYHREGIDPATLAGLSAPSTAAAAGADVTVRHLVTETERADFADFVARHGGRDFSHPSAWRETHSFVRWSRADAEAHGDGFPLSHLFGPMSWPRRNAMRIALAPLTMRVLRHVGYHRVLARGLARMVRPSPAIVAMSFADRAPSPEAVVRGGAQLADYWLRATDAGLVLHPVSVVLQHDDLRAELEDGLRLPGRAFFVSRLGRPTTEFPPSPRRAAGVALRRI, via the coding sequence GTGACATCCGCTGAGACATCGCCGGCCCGGCCCACCTCAGTGGCGCGGCGGGCGGTCTTCGAGCACGCGCTTCACAAGGCGGCCGAGATCGCCGCGCTCAGCCCGTCGTCACACAACTGCCAGCCCTGGGCGGTCGCCTGGCCCGCGGGTCGTGACGCACGCGAGGCAGCGGCGGCGCTGACCGGAGGGCCCTCGGGCGACACTTCGGGCCGCGACGGCCATGACGGCCACGACGGTGCGGCAGAGGACGAGTACCTGATCCTGGCCGTCGACCACGAGAGGCAGCTCACCTCCCTCCCCGCCCACGCCGTCGAGATGGTGATCAGTTGCGGCGCCTACTGGCAGATCCTGCTGCGGGCTCTGGCCGCTCAGGGCTGGTCGGCAGACGGCTTCCGGTTCGCCGACCGGTTTCCGGACGGGAGTGGGACCGGGGAGGGCGGCACGGACGGGGAGGGCGACGAGGACTGGGCACTCGGCGGTACCTGGCCGACGAGTTGGTCTCCCCTGTGTGCCGTCCGCCTGCGCCGGACGGACGAACCCGCCGGCAGCCTTGCCGAACTGCACAGCACCGCGCGTGCCCGGCGTACCAACCGGGCACCCTACCACCGCGAAGGCATCGACCCGGCGACGCTCGCCGGGCTTTCGGCACCCTCCACCGCCGCGGCGGCAGGAGCGGACGTCACCGTGCGGCACCTGGTCACGGAGACCGAGCGCGCGGATTTCGCCGACTTCGTCGCCCGGCACGGAGGCCGCGATTTCAGCCACCCGTCGGCCTGGCGGGAGACACACTCCTTCGTACGCTGGAGCCGGGCCGACGCCGAAGCGCATGGTGACGGGTTCCCCCTCAGCCACTTGTTCGGACCGATGTCGTGGCCCCGCCGGAACGCCATGCGCATCGCGCTCGCGCCCCTGACGATGCGGGTGCTGCGACACGTGGGCTACCACCGTGTACTCGCCCGGGGACTCGCCCGCATGGTGCGGCCGTCACCGGCGATCGTCGCCATGAGCTTCGCCGACAGGGCGCCGAGCCCCGAAGCTGTCGTCCGCGGCGGCGCCCAACTGGCCGACTACTGGCTGCGTGCCACCGACGCGGGGCTCGTGCTGCACCCCGTCAGCGTGGTCCTGCAGCACGACGATCTGCGGGCCGAGCTGGAGGACGGACTGCGGCTGCCCGGCCGCGCGTTCTTCGTAAGCCGTCTGGGTCGCCCGACGACCGAGTTCCCGCCCTCACCACGCCGGGCCGCCGGCGTCGCGCTGCGCCGGATCTGA
- a CDS encoding 4'-phosphopantetheinyl transferase superfamily protein, whose amino-acid sequence MSAAMASLARAPAPGLDESVTLDPSRPLRISHVRGPLTIAVVSIAWVRELDDAARTVIEARHLSTDELARAAELRIRKRRLEWLAGRLAIKHSVFAYQQRHIGVSLCTRGIEVGVVPDGMRAGKPVVNAPVEVGLSHSADFAVAACGPRAVGIDVERGRQVPPVLAELLSLPRDAAEDPGLSSVDTMPLSLRWACKEAVLKHFGFGLRVDTREVELIRWRPDGRFSWHAGPGLRRHVPWADDTRFDSWAREINGYSMALVWQ is encoded by the coding sequence GTGAGTGCGGCGATGGCGTCGTTGGCCCGCGCTCCGGCACCGGGCCTCGACGAGAGCGTGACTCTCGACCCGTCGCGTCCGCTGCGCATCAGCCATGTACGGGGCCCGCTGACGATCGCGGTGGTCTCGATCGCCTGGGTACGCGAACTCGACGACGCGGCCCGTACGGTGATCGAGGCCCGGCATCTCAGCACGGACGAGCTCGCCCGGGCGGCGGAGCTGCGGATACGTAAACGGCGTCTGGAGTGGCTGGCCGGGCGACTGGCCATCAAACACAGCGTGTTCGCCTACCAGCAGCGGCACATCGGCGTGTCCCTCTGCACGCGCGGCATCGAAGTCGGCGTCGTCCCGGACGGAATGCGCGCGGGAAAGCCCGTCGTCAACGCCCCGGTCGAGGTGGGACTGTCCCACTCGGCCGACTTCGCGGTTGCCGCCTGCGGGCCGCGTGCCGTCGGTATCGACGTCGAACGCGGCCGCCAAGTGCCGCCCGTGCTTGCCGAGTTGCTGTCCCTGCCACGGGATGCCGCGGAGGACCCCGGGCTCAGCAGTGTGGACACCATGCCGCTGTCACTGCGCTGGGCGTGCAAGGAGGCCGTACTCAAGCACTTCGGATTCGGCCTGCGGGTCGACACGCGCGAGGTCGAGCTGATCAGGTGGCGGCCCGACGGACGGTTCTCCTGGCACGCGGGGCCGGGACTGCGACGTCATGTCCCCTGGGCGGACGACACCCGTTTCGACAGCTGGGCGCGGGAAATCAACGGTTACTCCATGGCCCTGGTGTGGCAGTAG
- a CDS encoding DUF6206 family protein translates to MSFTVPHTELARLEAQVQAALRTTDDSALDVLGYGEVSLVLRLRTDQGAFACKRLPVFPDRGRFERYQEGLDEYLRRLSGSGVNVAETKVWHTHHPSGGITAYCLQRELPSQRLCSRLLHTEGETWAKDFFSRFLDQVDGAVDPALGLDAQATNWVEVDGELIYLDVTTPLMRDARGRERLDVRLFFSSLPWFLRDAVRLSMTKSIFDKFYETRGVLLDFLGNLHKERLDALIPAFLEQANARLAKPITAEEVAAYYRGDARMWELIQRLRQADRFWHRRIRRRTYPFLLPPPVDR, encoded by the coding sequence ATGTCCTTCACCGTTCCTCACACCGAACTCGCACGGCTCGAAGCGCAGGTTCAAGCCGCTCTGCGAACCACCGACGACAGCGCCCTCGATGTGCTCGGCTACGGCGAAGTCTCCCTGGTCCTCAGGCTCCGGACCGACCAGGGCGCCTTCGCCTGCAAGCGGCTGCCGGTCTTTCCGGACCGCGGACGCTTCGAGCGCTACCAAGAGGGGCTGGACGAGTACCTGCGGCGCCTGTCCGGCAGCGGGGTCAACGTCGCCGAGACCAAGGTGTGGCACACACACCATCCGTCGGGCGGGATCACCGCCTACTGCCTGCAGCGTGAACTGCCGTCACAGCGCCTGTGCTCCAGGCTTCTGCACACCGAGGGCGAGACCTGGGCCAAGGACTTCTTCTCCCGGTTCCTGGATCAGGTCGACGGCGCGGTGGACCCCGCTCTCGGCCTCGACGCGCAGGCCACCAACTGGGTCGAGGTCGACGGCGAGCTGATCTACCTCGATGTCACCACCCCCCTGATGCGCGACGCCCGGGGCCGTGAACGGCTCGATGTCCGACTCTTCTTCTCCTCGCTGCCCTGGTTCCTCCGCGACGCCGTCCGTCTCTCGATGACCAAGTCGATCTTCGACAAGTTCTACGAGACCCGCGGCGTGCTCCTGGACTTCCTCGGCAACCTCCACAAGGAACGGCTCGACGCACTGATTCCGGCGTTCCTGGAACAGGCCAACGCGCGTCTGGCCAAGCCGATCACGGCGGAGGAGGTCGCCGCGTACTACCGCGGCGACGCCCGGATGTGGGAGCTGATCCAGCGGTTGCGCCAGGCCGACCGTTTCTGGCACCGCAGGATCAGGCGTCGTACGTACCCGTTCCTCCTGCCGCCGCCCGTGGACCGCTGA
- a CDS encoding DUF6041 domain-containing protein — protein sequence MTRRNLLLQRIVGVLYILAGIGKFFPELESVEQRLDDAADANGGAAVLGPFTEWLADHPMGVTVFVAAAMVASGAVLILNQKLVVAAIYGQLLMMVCFVIILVSSAPQILVLDAAFFAAAIYLLVLHRRAPSPSTSPGATARAGNDNRS from the coding sequence GTGACCAGACGAAACCTGCTCCTCCAACGCATCGTCGGTGTTCTCTACATCCTCGCGGGCATCGGCAAGTTCTTCCCCGAACTGGAATCGGTCGAGCAGCGCCTCGACGATGCCGCCGACGCGAACGGCGGCGCCGCCGTCCTCGGCCCGTTCACCGAGTGGCTCGCCGACCACCCCATGGGGGTCACCGTCTTTGTCGCGGCGGCCATGGTCGCGAGCGGCGCGGTGCTCATCCTGAACCAGAAACTGGTGGTCGCAGCCATCTACGGCCAACTGCTGATGATGGTCTGCTTCGTCATCATCCTCGTCAGCAGCGCGCCGCAGATCCTGGTGCTCGACGCCGCGTTCTTCGCCGCCGCCATCTACCTCCTCGTACTGCACCGCCGCGCACCGTCCCCGTCCACGTCCCCAGGGGCCACCGCCCGAGCCGGGAACGACAACCGAAGCTAA
- a CDS encoding beta-ketoacyl synthase, producing MTAPPPGSPPPGSPAIAVTGIGLVTAAGIGVDATWEGVCRGESTAVRNPLLAGLPVDISCTVPGFSAREHVGRRSSLAHDRFSQLCITAAREAVADSGLDPQTWDGARVGVVVGCGLGGVATWETQHRRMLEKGPEAVSALLIPMLIPNMAAGHLAMDLRATGPNLVTATACASGATAIGTALQLLRDGSCDVVIAGGGEAGVVPLMVTGFAQMGALSRRVDEPSAASRPFDADRDGFVIGEGSGMLVLERAADARARRARIRANVAGYGASADAYHMTAPDPEGTGVLQALRTALEGAAVMPDEVDHVNAHGTSTPLNDAAEARVLRKLLGEGAAVTSAKGVVGHTLGAAGAIEAALTVLTVEHATVPPTANLERQDPEIELDIVAGSPRERKVEVAVSNSFGFGGQNAVLVITTA from the coding sequence ATGACCGCACCCCCACCCGGCTCACCTCCACCCGGCTCGCCCGCGATCGCCGTCACCGGCATCGGCCTGGTCACCGCGGCCGGTATCGGCGTCGACGCCACCTGGGAGGGTGTGTGCCGGGGTGAGTCCACCGCGGTCAGGAACCCGCTGCTCGCCGGACTTCCCGTGGACATCTCCTGCACCGTGCCGGGCTTCTCCGCCCGCGAACACGTCGGCAGGCGCAGTTCCCTGGCGCACGACCGCTTCAGCCAGCTCTGCATCACCGCGGCGCGCGAGGCGGTCGCCGACTCCGGGCTGGACCCGCAGACCTGGGACGGTGCCCGGGTCGGTGTCGTCGTCGGCTGCGGTCTCGGCGGCGTGGCGACGTGGGAGACCCAGCACAGGCGGATGCTGGAAAAGGGTCCGGAGGCGGTGTCCGCCCTGCTGATCCCGATGCTCATACCCAACATGGCGGCCGGTCACCTGGCGATGGACCTGCGTGCCACGGGCCCCAACCTGGTCACGGCGACGGCCTGTGCGTCCGGCGCCACCGCGATCGGCACCGCGCTGCAACTCCTGCGCGACGGAAGCTGCGACGTCGTGATCGCCGGCGGCGGCGAGGCGGGGGTGGTTCCGCTGATGGTGACGGGCTTCGCCCAGATGGGCGCGCTGTCCAGGCGGGTCGACGAACCGTCCGCCGCGTCCCGGCCGTTCGACGCGGACAGGGACGGGTTCGTCATCGGCGAGGGCAGCGGGATGCTCGTCCTGGAGCGGGCGGCTGACGCACGTGCCCGAAGGGCGAGGATCCGGGCCAACGTCGCCGGATACGGGGCGTCCGCCGACGCGTACCACATGACCGCGCCCGACCCGGAGGGCACCGGTGTGCTGCAGGCGCTGCGTACCGCGCTGGAGGGGGCGGCGGTCATGCCGGACGAGGTCGACCATGTCAACGCGCACGGGACATCCACTCCGCTCAACGACGCGGCGGAAGCCCGGGTGCTGCGCAAGCTGCTCGGGGAGGGTGCCGCTGTCACGTCCGCCAAGGGCGTGGTCGGTCACACCCTGGGAGCGGCCGGCGCGATCGAAGCAGCCCTGACCGTACTGACCGTGGAGCACGCGACGGTACCCCCGACCGCCAACCTCGAACGGCAGGACCCCGAGATCGAGTTGGACATCGTCGCCGGATCCCCACGCGAGAGGAAGGTGGAGGTCGCGGTGAGCAACTCCTTCGGCTTCGGCGGCCAGAACGCGGTCCTGGTCATCACGACCGCATGA
- a CDS encoding acyl carrier protein, translated as MSVMYGRLVDLLVDRFEVDRTEISPDTTFEDLDMDSLFLVELLLVIQSDFGVAVDDDAASPGDTITAVAELLESLTAPAASS; from the coding sequence ATGAGCGTGATGTACGGCAGGCTGGTCGATCTTCTTGTCGATCGTTTCGAGGTGGACCGCACGGAGATCAGCCCTGACACCACGTTCGAGGACCTCGACATGGACTCCTTGTTCCTCGTGGAACTCCTCCTGGTGATCCAGTCCGACTTCGGTGTGGCCGTCGACGACGACGCCGCTTCCCCCGGTGACACGATCACCGCGGTCGCCGAGCTCCTCGAAAGCCTCACTGCCCCCGCGGCCTCGTCATGA